From the Methanobrevibacter sp. genome, the window ACTAAGATAACTTCGAAATATTTATATTTTCCGTCAGACCATACCCAGTAGGAGTTTAATACTTCTAAGTTAGGGTATTTTTTGCCTACACGTTCTTCAGCCATTCTTTGAATAGATTTAGCTTGGGTAATTTTATTTACACCCATTCTTTTAGGTTTACGACCGTTGAAACGACGAGTTTTTCTTCTACCCCCACGTCTTACTCTGGTTCTTACTAAAACGAAACCTTTTTTAGCTCTGTAACCTAAGCTTCTTGCTCTGTCGAGTCTGGTAGGTCTTTCAATTCTTTGAACAGCTCTTTCTCTTCTCCATTTAGGAGCTCTTTGCCACATGAGTTCACGTACGTAAGACTCATCTGGATTTTTCCATGCGTCTCTAATATATTTATACATAAATAACACCTTTTTGTTCAGCCA encodes:
- a CDS encoding 50S ribosomal protein L15e; amino-acid sequence: MYKYIRDAWKNPDESYVRELMWQRAPKWRRERAVQRIERPTRLDRARSLGYRAKKGFVLVRTRVRRGGRRKTRRFNGRKPKRMGVNKITQAKSIQRMAEERVGKKYPNLEVLNSYWVWSDGKYKYFEVILVDPQSPSIVNDKKINWICSKKHTNRALRGLTSAGNKGRGIKSKGKGSEQARRRNL